A genomic window from Pseudogulbenkiania sp. MAI-1 includes:
- a CDS encoding DHA2 family efflux MFS transporter permease subunit yields MSAHVAAAPPKPLEGGALWLAALLLAAANFLVVLDTTIANVSVPNIAGGLAVSASQGTYVITSYAVAEAIIVPLTGWLAGRFGAVRVFVTSMMLFGLFSVLCGFANSIELLVLFRVLQGLAGGPLMPMSQTLLQQIFPKEKAGAAIGLWSMTTLVAPIMGPILGGYLCDQVGWSWIFFINAPIAVACSYFGWQMLKRFESKVEKLPVDAIGLALLIVWVAALQLMLDEGKNLDWFSSPEIVALAIIAVIGFAAFMIWELTDSNPIVNLRVFRHRGYWASVLTISLAFGSFFGATVLTPQWLQSYMGYTATQAGYATAMSGILAVIAAPIAAQMSTRMDPRPLVFFGVMWLGGVTLFRSFGTSDMGFWQVALPLLFQGLGMPFFFVPLTGLAMASVETEEMASAAGLMSFLRTLSGAFATSLVTTSWEDKAAYNRAELSGFVDSAGQTLQSLTQSGMSTETSRGMIDQLVQAQSIMLSTNQIFWLSGLSFVIAACAIWLAPRPTKVADTSNVH; encoded by the coding sequence ATGAGCGCTCACGTCGCTGCCGCTCCACCCAAGCCGCTGGAAGGTGGGGCGCTATGGCTGGCCGCCTTGCTGCTGGCCGCTGCCAACTTCCTGGTGGTGCTCGACACCACCATCGCCAACGTCTCGGTGCCAAATATCGCCGGCGGGCTGGCGGTGTCCGCCAGCCAGGGGACGTATGTCATCACCTCGTACGCCGTGGCGGAGGCCATCATCGTGCCGCTGACGGGCTGGCTGGCCGGCCGTTTCGGGGCGGTACGCGTCTTTGTCACCTCGATGATGTTGTTCGGGTTGTTTTCGGTGTTGTGCGGGTTTGCCAACTCGATCGAGCTGCTGGTGCTGTTCCGCGTCTTGCAGGGTTTGGCGGGTGGCCCGCTGATGCCGATGTCGCAGACCTTGTTGCAGCAGATTTTCCCTAAGGAGAAAGCCGGCGCCGCCATCGGCCTGTGGAGCATGACCACGCTGGTCGCACCCATCATGGGGCCGATCCTCGGCGGTTATCTGTGTGATCAGGTCGGCTGGTCGTGGATCTTTTTCATCAATGCGCCGATCGCCGTGGCGTGCAGCTATTTCGGCTGGCAGATGCTCAAGCGCTTCGAAAGCAAGGTGGAGAAACTGCCTGTTGATGCCATCGGACTGGCCTTGCTGATCGTCTGGGTAGCGGCTTTGCAGTTGATGCTAGACGAAGGGAAAAACCTGGACTGGTTCTCGTCTCCCGAGATCGTGGCCTTGGCGATCATCGCCGTCATCGGTTTTGCTGCCTTCATGATCTGGGAGCTGACGGACAGCAATCCCATCGTCAATTTGCGCGTGTTCCGCCATCGTGGCTATTGGGCCAGCGTGCTGACCATTTCGCTTGCCTTTGGCTCGTTTTTCGGTGCCACGGTGCTGACGCCGCAATGGCTGCAGAGCTACATGGGCTATACGGCGACCCAGGCCGGCTATGCCACGGCCATGAGCGGCATCCTGGCAGTGATCGCCGCGCCGATCGCGGCGCAGATGTCGACCAGGATGGACCCGCGCCCGCTGGTGTTCTTCGGTGTGATGTGGCTTGGCGGTGTGACGCTGTTTCGCAGCTTCGGCACCTCCGACATGGGTTTCTGGCAGGTGGCCTTGCCCTTGCTGTTCCAGGGGCTCGGCATGCCGTTCTTCTTCGTTCCGCTGACCGGCTTGGCCATGGCCAGCGTGGAGACCGAGGAGATGGCTTCAGCGGCGGGGTTGATGAGCTTCCTGCGGACGCTGTCCGGCGCCTTTGCGACTTCGCTGGTCACCACCTCTTGGGAGGACAAGGCCGCTTACAACCGCGCCGAGCTGTCCGGCTTCGTCGATTCGGCCGGGCAGACGCTGCAGAGCCTGACCCAGAGCGGCATGAGCACCGAAACGAGCAGGGGCATGATCGACCAGCTGGTGCAGGCGCAAAGCATCATGTTGTCGACCAACCAGATTTTCTGGCTGAGTGGGCTATCGTTCGTGATCGCGGCTTGCGCGATCTGGCTGGCGCCACGTCCGACCAAGGTGGCGGATACTAGTAACGTGCATTAG
- a CDS encoding HlyD family efflux transporter periplasmic adaptor subunit yields MSETLTVTAPIPQTDNAAKRKKLFLALGGVVALSAAAYGAYWTLVASHHVTTDNAYVAAEIAQVTPSLSANVRAVKVVDTQAVKRGDVLVELDDTDARLALEQAEAELARAERKVKGYLASDDGLQAQVSARDAELLRARAQLSSAQSDLDRARIDLERRQALAKSGSVSGEELTHAKTAYDTAKAAMDSAKAVLAQAEANKLAAIGSLKANQTLTANTTVETNPEVALARAKRNQARVDLERTVIRAPVDGVVAKRQVQVGQRIQPGAPLMSIVPLQQVHVDANFKEVQLEKVRIGQPVTLHSDIYGSDVVYHGKVAGFSGGSGSAFSLIPAQNATGNWIKVVQRLPLRIELDPAELKAHPLQVGLSMTATVDTASKL; encoded by the coding sequence ATGTCTGAAACGCTGACTGTCACCGCTCCAATCCCGCAGACCGACAATGCGGCCAAGCGTAAGAAACTGTTCCTCGCCCTCGGCGGCGTGGTGGCACTTTCCGCCGCGGCGTACGGCGCTTACTGGACGCTAGTCGCCTCGCATCATGTGACGACGGACAACGCCTATGTCGCCGCCGAAATCGCCCAAGTGACACCCTCCCTCAGTGCCAATGTCCGTGCCGTCAAGGTCGTGGATACCCAGGCCGTCAAGCGCGGCGACGTGCTGGTGGAATTGGATGACACCGATGCGCGCTTGGCTCTGGAGCAGGCCGAGGCCGAACTGGCGCGCGCCGAGCGTAAGGTCAAAGGCTATCTGGCCAGCGACGATGGCTTGCAGGCCCAGGTCAGCGCCCGTGATGCCGAGCTGTTGCGCGCCAGGGCCCAACTGAGCTCGGCGCAAAGCGATCTCGACCGGGCCAGGATCGACCTCGAGCGCCGTCAGGCGCTGGCGAAATCCGGCTCGGTCTCCGGGGAAGAGCTGACGCATGCCAAGACGGCTTACGACACTGCCAAGGCGGCCATGGACTCGGCCAAGGCCGTGCTGGCGCAGGCGGAGGCCAACAAGCTGGCCGCCATCGGCTCGCTCAAGGCCAATCAGACGCTGACCGCGAACACCACGGTCGAAACCAACCCGGAAGTCGCTTTGGCGCGCGCCAAGCGCAATCAGGCCCGCGTCGATCTGGAGCGCACGGTGATTCGCGCCCCTGTCGATGGCGTGGTGGCCAAGCGCCAGGTGCAGGTTGGGCAGCGTATCCAGCCCGGCGCACCGCTGATGTCGATCGTCCCGCTGCAGCAGGTGCATGTGGATGCCAACTTCAAAGAGGTGCAACTGGAAAAGGTGCGTATCGGCCAGCCGGTCACTCTGCATTCGGATATCTATGGTTCCGACGTGGTGTATCACGGTAAGGTGGCCGGCTTCTCCGGCGGTTCCGGCTCGGCGTTCTCGCTGATTCCGGCCCAGAACGCCACCGGCAACTGGATCAAGGTGGTGCAGCGCCTGCCTCTGCGCATCGAGCTGGACCCGGCTGAGTTGAAGGCGCATCCCTTGCAGGTTGGTTTGTCCATGACCGCCACCGTCGATACGGCCAGCAAGCTTTAA
- a CDS encoding efflux transporter outer membrane subunit, with product MPLAISLALAACASVPDLGPLPQPKSLNASPTTEQAQIDATWWERYGDAQQNALIDEALRNAPDLAAADARVRKAIGVAQQAGAPMLPSVGVNASVTRMKQSYNNGVPAAFVPQGLNNSVKATLDLSYEIDFWGKNRAALAAATNERAAAEADAAQARLTLSTAIASAYAELAHLYAQQDAALQALDIRTQSAQLITERQRQGLETLGTVRQADSRSASAKAELLAIEESITLQRHQLAALMGADPERGDRIQRPRIDLAQSIAIPSQLHADLLGRRPDLTAARLRAEAAAKRIDQSRAEFYPNINLSAYVGAQSLGLDLFTKAGSGIAGFGPAISLPIFRGGQLQGQYRVARAQYDEAVANYDQTLNRALQDVADALSSQAALDGRLSAQQESLTAAEDALRIARNRYQGGLATYLDVLTAEDSVVSSRRALSDLQTRRLSLDVALIRALGGGYRVA from the coding sequence ATGCCCTTGGCCATCTCGCTCGCCTTGGCCGCCTGCGCCAGCGTGCCGGATCTTGGCCCCTTGCCCCAGCCCAAATCCTTGAACGCCAGCCCGACCACGGAGCAGGCCCAAATCGATGCCACTTGGTGGGAGCGTTACGGCGATGCCCAACAGAATGCCTTGATCGACGAGGCACTGCGCAACGCGCCCGATCTGGCTGCCGCCGATGCGCGGGTGCGCAAGGCCATTGGCGTGGCACAGCAGGCTGGCGCCCCCATGTTGCCTTCGGTCGGGGTCAACGCCTCGGTGACTCGCATGAAGCAGAGCTACAACAACGGCGTGCCGGCCGCGTTCGTGCCGCAGGGGCTCAATAATTCCGTCAAGGCCACCCTGGATTTGAGTTATGAGATCGATTTTTGGGGCAAGAACCGTGCGGCCCTGGCCGCTGCCACCAACGAGCGGGCGGCGGCTGAGGCCGATGCGGCCCAGGCACGCCTGACGCTATCGACGGCCATTGCCTCGGCCTATGCTGAGCTGGCCCACTTGTACGCCCAGCAGGATGCGGCACTGCAGGCTCTCGATATCCGGACGCAAAGTGCCCAACTGATCACCGAACGCCAGCGGCAAGGGCTGGAAACGCTGGGCACGGTGCGCCAGGCGGACTCCCGGTCGGCGTCGGCCAAGGCCGAGCTGCTGGCGATCGAGGAGTCGATCACCCTACAGAGGCATCAGCTGGCGGCTTTGATGGGGGCCGATCCGGAGCGGGGTGATCGTATTCAGCGGCCGCGGATCGATCTCGCGCAAAGCATCGCCATTCCTTCGCAGCTTCACGCCGACTTGCTGGGGCGCCGGCCCGATCTGACCGCCGCCAGGCTGCGCGCCGAAGCGGCAGCCAAGCGGATCGATCAGTCCCGCGCCGAGTTCTATCCGAACATCAATCTGTCGGCCTACGTCGGGGCGCAGTCTTTGGGGTTGGATCTGTTTACCAAGGCCGGATCCGGCATTGCCGGCTTCGGCCCGGCCATCAGCCTGCCCATCTTCCGCGGCGGGCAGTTGCAAGGCCAATACCGCGTGGCCCGGGCCCAGTACGACGAGGCCGTTGCCAATTACGACCAGACCCTGAACCGCGCCCTGCAAGACGTCGCCGATGCCCTGAGCAGCCAGGCGGCGCTCGATGGCCGGCTGTCGGCGCAGCAGGAGTCGCTGACCGCCGCCGAGGATGCCTTGCGCATTGCCCGCAACCGCTATCAGGGCGGGCTGGCCACCTATCTGGATGTGCTGACCGCAGAAGACAGCGTGGTCAGCAGCCGTCGGGCCTTGAGCGATCTGCAGACCCGGCGCTTGAGCCTCGACGTCGCACTGATTCGCGCCCTCGGGGGCGGTTATCGCGTGGCCTAA